TAATAAAAATGGATTTTGTAATAACGGCCCGAAATCGATCATAGCGCCTATTCCGATAAATAGTAACAATGGAAATAATTCCGTTGAAATCCCCATATCAAACAATACTTGAAATGGACCAGCTTCTCCGCCGGCACTTAATACCCCTGTGTTGGGAAAGTTAACTAACATCGTTCCTAATCCCATTGGTACTAGCAAGGTAGGTTCGTACTCTTTTTTGATCCCTAAGTACATCAAGATGCCTCCGATCAGCATCATGACAATACGACCAGGTTCCTGTCCCATCCCTACTACACCTTCAATTAATGTTTCCACAAACGTCACTTCCTCTTTTAAAATTAAACTCTTTTTTCTCTATTTATTTGATTGTAATCAACGGCTCTCCTGGGTTGACCATCTCGCCTTGTTGAACATGGATACCTGTAACTGTACCAGCTTTTCCAGCAACAATTTCGTTTTCCATTTTCATTGCTTCAAGAATCATCAGCGGTTGATTTTCCTGTACCGTATCCCCGACATTTACTAAAATTTTCAAGATCGTTCCAGGCATAGGTGACGGCATTGCATCACTGCCAGCTGGTGTACTTGTTGTTGGTTCGGTTTGCTCAACAGGTGCGGGTGCAGGCGTTGGTGTTGCTTCTGCTACAGGTGCAGCCGGAGCTGTTGGTGCAACAACTGGTGCTTGCGGCACTCCACCAATTTCTTCCATTTCTACTAAATACTCTTTTCCATCAATTGAAATTTTAAACTTACGTAACATTTTTTTCCTCCTAAAATTAAAAGTATAGTGGGCTCGATTTGGTTCGATTGAAAAATTGATAACTATGTCGCAACTTCTTTTTGCTTCATTCACTCGTTTCTCTTTCCCGACAAACTGACCGATGCTATCAAGTGATCTAAAAACTAACTCGTTCTTTTCTCCTTGATCGATCGAATGACAAACTGATTCTCTGCGTGATCAGCCGATGCAATACTGGTAGCGATCACAGAAACCAGTTGTGCTTCTGGGTTTCTTTTTGAAATTCGCTTAACAATAAACTCACTCTCTGGTTGATCTCCAGCAGCAATTGCTGTGGCGATCAGTGAAACAATTTGATATTCTGCGCTTTCTACTGGAATGTAGCCAGCAACTTCCTGCCATTCATTTTGTTCTTCTATAATAGGAGAAAGTCGTACTTCATCCGTTTTTATTTCCGTCTTTTCTTTATTAAACAGCCGTTCAAACAGACCCATGAACTCACATCCTTTCTGCTTATAAATTCATTATAGGTAAAATTTCCGACAAAAAAACAATATCAGTGTTTTCAAATTGTTCTTTTGTTGTTTCTTAGTAGACATTTCCGAGCAAACTTACAGGAAACATTGATATATAAGCGTTTCCAAGCATTTAATATTTTATTAACATCTTATTAACATCTCTTTAAGAAACCGTTATCATTCCTGTTTTTTTGGTGTTCTTTTTCTCCTTGCCAACTATTTATCTCAACAGACTTCCTTTACACTAAGCTTGTTAAACGAAACAAGAAAGGGTTTTCATAATCAGTTATATTGTTATCTTATTTCAATTGCTATTCTAATTCTCTGATTGTTTCAGACAACAATTTTATTATCAAAGGAGAGAGAAAAAATGTTACTTACTGTTTTGTCTTACGTTATGATCATCGTCTTTATGTTTGTGATCATGAAAAAGAAAATGTCACCGTTTACAGCACTAGTTTTGATTCCACTGATCTTTGCCCTGATCGCCATCTTCACTGGTGTTTCAAACAAAGGATCTATCGGAGACTTTGTAATGGAAGGAATCAAGACAACTTCTACTACAGGTATTATGCTCTTGTTCGCGATTCTTTATTTT
This sequence is a window from Enterococcus wangshanyuanii. Protein-coding genes within it:
- a CDS encoding acetyl-CoA carboxylase biotin carboxyl carrier protein subunit, producing the protein MLRKFKISIDGKEYLVEMEEIGGVPQAPVVAPTAPAAPVAEATPTPAPAPVEQTEPTTSTPAGSDAMPSPMPGTILKILVNVGDTVQENQPLMILEAMKMENEIVAGKAGTVTGIHVQQGEMVNPGEPLITIK